The following are from one region of the Estrella lausannensis genome:
- a CDS encoding F-box protein has protein sequence MQFNLISPIYQGETKHPYEKVGFLRGATHFFNFGQDAYQIEYLNGMSNLVPESLADHGTSWTGSALKAAALSAVAISLFKVAKALSNRYFESKGSMSPELPRDIHVLTAKYLSTKDLLAMRLVSRELKAVAELELIDRLNRGTLSPGDLQLNSLPSLIDYFGERATLITRLRYEEFREEFDVTLLSQFSRLRELGLKGYQGNNLGFLASCPHLT, from the coding sequence ATGCAATTCAATCTGATATCCCCGATTTATCAGGGGGAGACAAAGCACCCTTACGAGAAAGTTGGATTTTTAAGAGGGGCCACTCATTTTTTTAATTTTGGCCAAGATGCTTATCAGATTGAATATCTTAACGGTATGTCAAACTTGGTGCCTGAAAGTTTGGCAGATCATGGAACCTCCTGGACTGGGAGTGCTTTAAAGGCAGCGGCTCTTTCCGCTGTAGCAATTTCTTTGTTTAAGGTAGCAAAAGCTCTGAGCAATCGCTATTTTGAATCTAAAGGATCTATGAGCCCCGAATTGCCTCGGGATATTCACGTACTGACTGCAAAATATTTGAGCACAAAAGACTTGCTTGCGATGCGCTTAGTCTCACGAGAGTTAAAAGCAGTCGCGGAGCTGGAGTTAATTGACCGATTGAATAGAGGGACCTTATCTCCTGGTGATTTACAACTCAACTCTTTGCCTTCCCTTATCGATTACTTTGGCGAGCGGGCAACATTGATCACCAGACTTCGGTATGAGGAATTTAGGGAAGAATTTGATGTAACTTTGCTAAGTCAATTTTCAAGGCTGAGAGAGCTGGGTTTGAAAGGCTATCAAGGTAATAACTTAGGTTTCCTAGCGAGTTGCCCGCATTTGACTC